In Pelosinus sp. UFO1, one genomic interval encodes:
- a CDS encoding LysR family transcriptional regulator, giving the protein MDLRLLQTFLSVAKLGNVTQAAEKLNFSQPTVTVQIRTLEEHFGVLLFERVGKKLYITEAGKRLIGYAEKLLLIHGEAQAVLQEFSYDKTIKIGLGTAVAAHTLSPILQEFQVQVPNVAVHIEHCFNLPITVRGILDNSFDFALVHDKISDNQILQFNVAVERLVWIAHPLLIKKYGNNIWQQPFIALKQGSIYRAKYDRVLRENGINPVLEYSDSEAIRQAVLNGLGVGVLPEVLVRNSLDDGTLIEFNNVPKLEIVFSVIFHREKTFTIAMRSLLAMIAEHANIYSELSGYLQSM; this is encoded by the coding sequence ATGGATTTACGATTACTACAAACGTTTCTTTCAGTTGCAAAGCTAGGCAATGTAACTCAAGCTGCGGAAAAACTAAATTTTAGTCAACCTACAGTCACGGTCCAAATCAGAACACTGGAAGAACACTTTGGGGTCTTGCTGTTTGAGAGGGTAGGAAAAAAATTATATATAACAGAAGCGGGCAAACGTTTGATTGGCTATGCTGAGAAACTATTGTTAATACATGGGGAAGCACAGGCTGTGTTACAAGAATTCTCATATGATAAAACGATTAAAATAGGTCTTGGCACTGCAGTTGCAGCGCATACTCTTTCGCCTATTTTACAGGAATTCCAAGTGCAGGTTCCTAATGTAGCGGTACATATTGAACATTGTTTCAATCTACCGATTACAGTTAGGGGGATATTAGATAACAGTTTTGATTTTGCACTTGTTCACGACAAAATTTCAGATAATCAAATTTTGCAATTTAATGTTGCGGTAGAAAGACTAGTATGGATCGCACACCCTCTCCTTATCAAGAAGTATGGCAATAACATTTGGCAGCAGCCTTTTATCGCACTAAAACAAGGGAGTATTTATCGGGCAAAATATGATAGGGTGTTACGGGAAAATGGAATAAATCCTGTGTTAGAGTACAGTGACTCTGAAGCAATTCGGCAGGCTGTGCTAAATGGATTGGGAGTAGGTGTATTGCCAGAAGTATTGGTTAGGAACAGTTTGGATGATGGAACACTTATCGAGTTTAATAATGTACCTAAATTGGAAATTGTATTTTCTGTGATATTCCATAGAGAAAAAACATTTACTATTGCAATGCGTTCTTTACTAGCCATGATTGCAGAACATGCAAATATATATAGTGAATTATCAGGATACTTGCAATCCATGTAG
- a CDS encoding CidA/LrgA family protein, with amino-acid sequence MYISKIVFQVFILLGSSILGNKITQLFQLHVPGSMVGILLIFLLLETKIIRLEWLEAGANILITELILFFIPSAVGVIQYRQIMLDNGIRFGFVIFLSTVTVMICTGFLVEFVNKIGRGR; translated from the coding sequence ATGTATATTTCAAAAATTGTTTTTCAAGTATTTATATTATTAGGTAGTTCCATATTGGGTAATAAGATAACCCAATTATTTCAATTACATGTACCCGGTAGCATGGTGGGGATTCTCCTTATCTTTCTTTTATTGGAGACTAAGATTATCCGTCTGGAATGGCTAGAAGCAGGCGCTAATATTTTAATCACAGAATTAATCTTATTTTTTATACCATCAGCTGTTGGTGTGATCCAGTATCGGCAAATCATGCTGGACAATGGGATACGCTTTGGGTTTGTTATTTTTCTTAGCACTGTAACGGTGATGATATGTACAGGATTCTTAGTTGAATTTGTAAATAAAATAGGAAGGGGACGATAA
- a CDS encoding LrgB family protein, whose product MLAIISFMITIFSYLGAKFLYKKNKSVFLSPLVTCPLVLIILILSFHVSYDAYYAGTQWITQMLQPAMVAFAVPLYKYRGLLKKYGLEISIGVLGGSVTAVLSSIIYGKWFHLTPQLLDSLAPRSVTTPIAMDISQTIGGLPTMTASFVIITGIVGLVAGPFILKWCPIHHQVSKGMLLGMGAHGAGTAQAYEIGSIEGAIASLTMIFAGLITIMLAPMLVPMII is encoded by the coding sequence ATGTTAGCGATTATTAGTTTCATGATTACTATTTTTAGTTACTTAGGAGCAAAGTTCTTATATAAAAAAAATAAGTCAGTATTTTTATCACCATTAGTCACATGCCCCTTAGTTTTAATTATTTTAATACTGTCCTTTCATGTTTCCTATGATGCCTATTATGCGGGTACTCAATGGATTACTCAAATGTTACAGCCAGCTATGGTTGCTTTTGCAGTCCCATTATATAAATATCGAGGATTGTTAAAAAAATATGGCTTAGAAATTAGTATTGGAGTTTTGGGTGGTTCTGTTACTGCCGTTTTATCTTCTATTATATATGGTAAGTGGTTTCATTTGACCCCTCAGCTTCTTGATAGTTTGGCACCGCGTTCCGTTACCACCCCAATTGCCATGGATATATCGCAAACGATTGGTGGTTTGCCGACTATGACAGCTAGTTTCGTAATCATAACAGGTATTGTCGGACTTGTTGCTGGACCTTTTATTTTAAAATGGTGCCCGATACACCACCAGGTCAGTAAGGGTATGTTATTAGGTATGGGCGCACATGGCGCCGGCACGGCACAAGCATATGAAATTGGTTCTATCGAAGGGGCAATAGCCAGTTTGACGATGATTTTTGCCGGACTTATTACAATTATGCTAGCACCTATGTTAGTACCTATGATAATATAA
- a CDS encoding tripartite tricarboxylate transporter substrate binding protein, whose product MQEKTVTTTKKYPDKPITLIVPFGVGGGTDLVARLLEKSAPIYLGQPLVIVNKPGAAGALGWNELAGAAPDGYTLGITGAEILLQPLYGQTKYHYPTALEPIAQITESPQMIAVLSSQPWQNLNDLIAYAKQHPGQLKFGHAGIGSMNHVVGESFAENANIQIEQVPYQSAAEVMASLLGGHTQIAVTTAALGKEQMKSGIVRLIAIGSGQRSTDPVFANVPTFKEQGVNIVDRGWFGIAAPKDLPIEVKNKLSNGFKAMINDPDFKKNIESLGLEVKYLDPKESAERWLDDGEKLTKTVQETGVLDKIKSQKK is encoded by the coding sequence ATGCAAGAGAAGACGGTAACTACAACTAAAAAATACCCCGACAAACCTATCACTCTCATTGTCCCCTTTGGCGTCGGAGGCGGCACGGATCTAGTAGCCCGCTTACTGGAAAAGTCAGCACCGATATATTTAGGGCAACCTTTGGTTATTGTTAATAAACCCGGTGCAGCGGGCGCTCTTGGTTGGAATGAATTGGCTGGTGCTGCTCCAGATGGCTATACCCTTGGTATTACGGGAGCAGAAATATTATTACAACCATTATACGGACAGACGAAATACCATTATCCGACTGCGCTAGAGCCTATTGCACAAATTACTGAATCACCACAGATGATAGCAGTTCTGTCTAGTCAACCTTGGCAAAACCTCAATGACTTAATTGCATATGCCAAGCAGCATCCCGGGCAGCTTAAATTTGGTCACGCTGGCATTGGCAGTATGAATCATGTGGTAGGAGAATCTTTTGCTGAAAATGCTAATATTCAGATTGAACAAGTTCCTTACCAGAGTGCAGCAGAAGTAATGGCTAGTTTGCTTGGTGGTCATACTCAAATTGCTGTTACTACTGCAGCATTAGGAAAAGAACAGATGAAAAGTGGAATAGTAAGATTAATAGCCATAGGAAGTGGACAGCGGTCAACTGATCCAGTTTTTGCAAATGTTCCTACCTTTAAAGAGCAAGGAGTGAATATTGTTGATAGAGGTTGGTTTGGAATTGCTGCACCTAAAGATCTACCTATTGAGGTAAAAAACAAATTGAGCAATGGATTTAAAGCTATGATTAATGACCCTGATTTCAAAAAAAATATTGAAAGTTTAGGACTTGAAGTTAAATATTTAGATCCCAAGGAATCAGCAGAAAGATGGTTGGATGATGGCGAAAAATTAACTAAGACAGTACAAGAAACTGGTGTCTTAGATAAAATTAAATCACAGAAAAAGTAA
- a CDS encoding tripartite tricarboxylate transporter substrate binding protein, with translation MQDKSAGTTANKYPNKPITFIVPFGIGGGTDLVARLLEKSAPTYLGQSLVIVNKPGASGTLGWNELSGAKPDGYTIGIAGTELLLQPLYGPSKYHYPTALEPLAQIVSLSMVMAVKKEQPWQNVDDLIAYAREHPGEIKFGHTGVGGLGHVAGEAFAKIANIHLEQVPFQSGAEATASLLGGHVQVVFLNPASIKEHTKSGMLKALAVSGKQRLTDPVYTTVPTFKEQGFDVVYDNWYTIAAPKGLPPEVKGKLVDGLQVMINNPEFKKSIEQLGLQISYLGPKELKEKWLDDSEQLTKVVQETGILDKIKGQKK, from the coding sequence ATGCAAGATAAATCAGCAGGTACTACAGCCAACAAATACCCCAATAAACCCATTACTTTTATTGTCCCCTTTGGTATCGGGGGTGGCACAGATTTAGTGGCACGTTTACTGGAAAAATCAGCTCCTACCTATTTAGGACAATCCTTGGTTATTGTCAATAAACCTGGAGCATCAGGAACCCTTGGATGGAACGAATTGTCTGGTGCTAAACCTGATGGCTATACTATTGGTATTGCGGGAACTGAACTACTATTACAACCCCTGTATGGCCCATCAAAATATCATTATCCAACCGCCTTAGAACCTCTTGCGCAAATTGTCAGTCTATCAATGGTAATGGCTGTGAAGAAGGAACAGCCATGGCAAAATGTTGATGATTTGATTGCGTATGCTAGAGAGCATCCAGGAGAAATTAAGTTTGGCCATACAGGTGTAGGGGGTTTAGGCCATGTTGCTGGAGAAGCATTCGCTAAAATTGCCAATATTCATCTTGAACAAGTTCCTTTCCAAAGTGGCGCAGAAGCAACAGCAAGTCTACTGGGCGGACATGTTCAAGTCGTTTTCCTTAATCCAGCATCCATTAAAGAACATACAAAAAGCGGCATGCTAAAGGCATTGGCAGTATCGGGCAAACAGCGACTAACCGACCCTGTTTATACAACTGTACCAACGTTTAAAGAGCAGGGTTTCGATGTTGTATACGATAATTGGTATACAATTGCTGCACCTAAGGGCTTACCACCTGAGGTAAAAGGCAAATTAGTCGACGGGTTGCAAGTTATGATAAATAATCCTGAATTCAAAAAAAGTATAGAACAATTAGGACTTCAGATTAGTTATTTAGGTCCTAAGGAATTAAAAGAAAAATGGTTAGACGATAGCGAACAATTAACTAAGGTAGTTCAAGAAACTGGAATTCTAGACAAAATTAAGGGTCAAAAGAAGTGA
- a CDS encoding tripartite tricarboxylate transporter permease, which produces MDILNLLLQGFLVSVIPGNLLACTIGVIIGTLVGVLPGIDTVSAIALLLPFSYGMDSTAALIMFAGIYYGSKYGGSTTSILINVPGEAASVVTCLDGYPMAQKGRAGAALSVSAIGSFVAGTIGIVGLTLLAPPLAQAALAFGPPEYFAISLVGLIFLSKLTGTSTLKSALMAAVGVMLSTVGLDSLSGISRFSFGIDELDRGFELSILAMGMFGIGEILTTMTQINTATDIPLVKFKDLYPTREEWRRSIVPMFRGGGVGFLVGLLPGPAATISSYLSYALEKKCSKNPDEFGCGAIEGVAGPESANNSAISATMIPLLSLGLPFCGATAILLSGFMIHGITPGPGLITEQPALFWGLIASMYIGNVLLLIINLPLIGVFVQLLKTPLHILMPMVAALTLTGAYSINNSIFDLIWVVIFGILGFLLRRTGFEPSPLLIGLVLGSGLERGLTQGLIICNGSIWAMITRPISATILSLGVIALFYNIVRWFTKINCAEEKVNC; this is translated from the coding sequence TTGGACATCTTGAATCTGCTGCTGCAAGGCTTTTTGGTCAGTGTCATTCCAGGTAATTTATTGGCGTGCACAATTGGCGTTATTATCGGTACGCTGGTAGGAGTCCTTCCAGGGATTGATACTGTCAGTGCCATTGCCCTGCTGCTGCCTTTCAGTTATGGTATGGACAGCACTGCAGCGCTGATTATGTTTGCAGGAATCTATTATGGCTCGAAGTATGGCGGCTCCACCACTTCAATCTTAATAAATGTCCCAGGAGAAGCGGCCTCCGTGGTTACCTGCCTGGACGGTTACCCAATGGCACAAAAAGGCCGGGCAGGAGCGGCCTTATCGGTTTCGGCTATTGGTTCTTTTGTTGCAGGTACTATCGGCATCGTCGGGCTAACTCTCCTAGCTCCTCCTTTAGCGCAAGCCGCGCTGGCTTTTGGACCACCAGAGTACTTTGCAATCTCCTTAGTAGGATTGATCTTTCTGTCTAAGCTAACTGGTACATCCACACTAAAATCCGCCTTAATGGCAGCTGTTGGTGTGATGCTGAGTACCGTCGGACTAGACAGCCTGTCAGGCATCAGCCGCTTTAGCTTTGGTATCGATGAACTAGACAGAGGGTTTGAGTTATCTATTTTGGCAATGGGAATGTTCGGTATCGGAGAAATTTTAACTACGATGACGCAAATAAATACTGCCACTGATATACCATTAGTAAAATTTAAAGACTTATATCCTACCAGAGAAGAATGGCGGCGTTCTATTGTTCCCATGTTCCGCGGCGGGGGCGTAGGATTTTTAGTCGGTTTACTCCCCGGTCCTGCTGCAACCATATCCAGCTATCTTTCCTATGCCCTGGAAAAAAAATGCAGCAAAAACCCTGATGAATTTGGCTGCGGCGCTATTGAAGGCGTAGCTGGGCCTGAATCAGCCAATAACTCGGCCATTTCAGCTACAATGATTCCGCTATTATCCTTGGGACTTCCCTTTTGCGGGGCAACAGCTATTTTACTCAGTGGTTTTATGATCCATGGTATCACCCCTGGTCCAGGACTCATAACGGAGCAGCCTGCGTTATTTTGGGGTCTTATTGCCAGTATGTACATTGGTAATGTGCTGCTGTTGATTATTAATTTGCCTTTGATTGGTGTTTTCGTACAATTACTCAAAACCCCACTCCATATCCTCATGCCAATGGTAGCCGCACTCACCCTGACTGGCGCCTATTCCATCAATAATAGCATATTTGATTTGATCTGGGTTGTTATCTTCGGTATCCTAGGCTTCTTACTGCGTCGGACAGGATTTGAACCAAGTCCTCTGCTTATCGGTTTAGTACTAGGCTCGGGACTGGAGCGGGGTTTAACGCAAGGATTGATTATTTGCAACGGCAGCATCTGGGCAATGATTACCCGCCCTATTTCAGCCACTATACTGTCATTGGGGGTGATTGCTCTATTTTATAACATTGTTAGGTGGTTTACTAAGATCAATTGTGCTGAAGAGAAGGTAAATTGTTAG
- a CDS encoding tripartite tricarboxylate transporter TctB family protein: MAEKIITFFFLLGSSSYLFFAQQFAFGTLNSPKSGFLPTLSGILALLLSLILLYNQLRSNKKVVLDKVNWTKFIFIIIGLLFYVSFLNIIGYFAATFIFLFYLFKVADTEGWLMPLLVSFSSSAIFYLIFANYLSIPLP, translated from the coding sequence ATGGCTGAAAAAATAATAACTTTCTTCTTTTTACTTGGCAGCAGTAGCTATTTATTTTTCGCACAGCAATTTGCCTTTGGTACCTTAAACTCGCCTAAATCTGGCTTTTTACCAACTTTATCTGGAATCTTAGCCTTGCTATTGTCATTAATCCTGCTTTACAACCAATTGAGGTCAAACAAAAAGGTAGTACTAGATAAGGTTAATTGGACAAAGTTTATTTTTATCATTATTGGTCTGCTATTTTATGTCTCATTTTTAAATATTATCGGGTACTTTGCAGCTACTTTTATATTCTTATTTTATTTATTTAAGGTAGCCGATACAGAGGGGTGGCTTATGCCTCTTTTGGTTTCCTTTAGCAGCTCTGCCATTTTTTATCTTATATTTGCCAACTATTTAAGTATTCCATTGCCATAA
- a CDS encoding ATP-binding protein produces MKNFNLTTKLNFKIIGVVLLLLITVTAHNQWLLLQEENAKNIHWLMSITDFLVKKKPPGSFLDIADRHGAANKCLRGQILSINQELQPIVNDILVPTDIIKFGYYSSQQESIVALGANADISLLVGVDPSRFKPNCEVNTEQLIERKNSILWHGANEVIYVRPIIENGLIIGHAFASINQDAVYAGIRKRMVNTLLAVFSMLLICIIVFRELFVQLKKDLQLFAERILDGQTYDFNSEITEFTPILKYISEQTEKMTRLDRLNIIGEMAAGIAHEVRNPMTTVRGLLQLMNAKQEFTSHKEKISLMIDELDRANSIITEFLSLAKNKVMNFTDGNLNDLIRDIHPLLQADALRNNCDIEMSLGDIPTIFMDQNSIRQLILNMIRNAIDAMPTGGLIHITTEKDEQRVLLAIKDHGIGIPLEDKEKLGTPFFTTKDNGTGLGLAVCYRIVQRHAATIIVESELGKGTTFTIGFHATILTTVPSSEDIQKTIL; encoded by the coding sequence GTGAAAAATTTTAATTTAACAACAAAATTAAATTTTAAGATCATTGGTGTTGTTCTATTACTACTGATTACTGTTACTGCCCATAACCAGTGGCTGTTATTACAAGAAGAAAATGCTAAGAATATCCATTGGCTCATGTCTATTACCGATTTTCTTGTAAAAAAAAAGCCGCCTGGCTCTTTTCTTGACATTGCTGATCGACATGGCGCAGCCAATAAATGTCTTCGGGGGCAAATTCTGTCTATCAATCAAGAACTCCAACCCATTGTAAATGACATACTCGTGCCGACAGATATCATTAAATTTGGTTATTATTCCAGTCAGCAGGAAAGTATTGTCGCGCTTGGTGCAAATGCTGATATCTCATTACTGGTTGGCGTTGATCCCAGCAGGTTTAAACCAAATTGTGAAGTCAATACAGAACAGTTAATTGAAAGGAAAAACTCCATTTTGTGGCATGGCGCAAATGAGGTCATCTACGTTAGACCCATTATAGAGAATGGCCTTATTATCGGTCATGCTTTCGCCTCTATAAACCAGGATGCCGTTTATGCAGGCATTAGGAAGCGCATGGTAAATACCCTTTTAGCTGTCTTTTCTATGTTATTGATATGCATCATTGTATTTCGCGAGTTATTTGTGCAATTAAAAAAAGACCTTCAATTATTTGCTGAAAGAATACTTGACGGACAAACCTATGATTTTAATAGTGAGATCACTGAATTTACCCCTATTCTTAAATATATTAGTGAACAAACGGAAAAGATGACCCGCCTGGACAGATTGAATATCATTGGTGAAATGGCAGCTGGCATTGCTCATGAGGTACGAAATCCCATGACAACGGTAAGAGGGTTGCTACAACTTATGAATGCTAAACAAGAATTCACTAGCCACAAAGAAAAAATTTCTCTTATGATCGATGAATTAGACCGTGCCAACAGCATTATTACAGAATTCTTATCATTAGCTAAAAACAAGGTGATGAACTTTACCGACGGTAATTTAAATGATCTTATTCGGGACATTCATCCCTTACTGCAAGCCGATGCGTTACGCAATAATTGTGACATTGAAATGTCCTTAGGTGATATTCCTACTATATTCATGGATCAGAATAGCATCCGTCAACTTATTTTAAACATGATACGAAATGCTATAGATGCTATGCCTACAGGTGGTCTCATCCATATTACCACAGAAAAAGATGAACAAAGAGTACTGTTAGCCATAAAAGATCATGGAATTGGGATTCCTTTAGAAGATAAGGAAAAGCTTGGTACGCCCTTTTTTACCACGAAAGATAATGGCACTGGCTTAGGATTAGCTGTGTGTTATCGAATTGTGCAGCGTCATGCAGCAACCATTATAGTAGAAAGTGAATTGGGGAAAGGTACTACCTTTACTATAGGCTTTCATGCAACGATCTTAACAACAGTGCCTTCTTCCGAAGATATTCAAAAAACAATTTTATAA
- a CDS encoding DUF6612 family protein has translation MMGFLRKINWGVTLVWGLLFVAMSSSFAFADEKLPPEKAYLNDVYKNMMDVNNLHYDMAINAETPMGEVKVAIDGEVQEKPLSYKQDINICYRDVKNTENTVMLKQYIEQNQGNLVLYSLSNEKWIKQIVPIGLSLNKELSADEKVSARMNMLQLMKSVKLKKETPSYKYMEITLDSMQISDAIGSAVKLNNVQDKDMLSAAAVGRLGLLAAGDIKYNVKVDKATKMVKEIEIDLTEPIRKGAGLFLDIGNPKDRTKIEDFLTKSTLNMQITYSKYNQVDPIEIPQDVRDNALEFKPAGKATPKKSEKDVAMTSL, from the coding sequence ATGATGGGATTTTTGCGAAAGATCAATTGGGGAGTTACTTTAGTATGGGGATTGTTGTTTGTGGCGATGAGTAGTTCGTTTGCTTTTGCCGATGAAAAGCTGCCACCGGAAAAGGCGTATTTGAACGATGTATATAAAAATATGATGGATGTAAACAACTTGCATTATGACATGGCGATCAATGCTGAAACCCCGATGGGAGAAGTGAAAGTTGCAATCGATGGGGAAGTTCAGGAAAAACCGCTGAGCTACAAACAAGATATAAACATTTGCTATCGTGATGTAAAGAATACAGAAAATACAGTGATGCTAAAGCAGTATATAGAACAAAACCAAGGCAATCTAGTGCTTTATTCGTTAAGTAACGAAAAATGGATCAAACAGATTGTGCCGATCGGTCTTTCTTTGAACAAAGAACTTTCAGCGGATGAAAAGGTCTCTGCTCGAATGAATATGTTGCAGTTAATGAAATCGGTGAAGCTGAAAAAGGAAACACCATCCTATAAATATATGGAAATAACTTTGGATAGTATGCAAATAAGTGATGCTATAGGTTCAGCTGTCAAACTAAATAATGTGCAGGATAAGGACATGTTGAGTGCGGCTGCGGTAGGACGACTTGGGTTGTTAGCTGCTGGCGATATAAAATATAATGTTAAAGTTGATAAAGCGACTAAGATGGTAAAAGAAATAGAGATTGATTTGACAGAACCGATTCGAAAAGGGGCAGGATTGTTTTTGGACATAGGTAATCCAAAGGACAGGACTAAAATCGAAGATTTTTTAACAAAATCGACATTGAATATGCAGATAACGTATTCAAAATATAATCAAGTAGATCCTATAGAGATTCCTCAAGATGTGCGAGACAATGCATTAGAATTCAAACCGGCAGGGAAGGCAACTCCTAAAAAAAGTGAAAAAGATGTTGCTATGACTTCGTTGTAA
- a CDS encoding antibiotic biosynthesis monooxygenase — MSAIAKTPQPPYYAVIFTSVRTEGDNGYDKMANEMVERGFSQPGFLGAESVRDAADVGITVSYWESLEAIENWKNDARHKIAQKLGLDLWYESFATRICKVERLGLFKVDEGEKMMFK, encoded by the coding sequence ATGAGTGCAATAGCTAAAACCCCTCAGCCGCCTTATTATGCGGTAATATTTACTTCGGTAAGAACTGAAGGTGATAATGGGTACGATAAAATGGCTAATGAAATGGTTGAACGGGGATTTAGTCAGCCTGGTTTTTTAGGGGCGGAAAGTGTCAGAGATGCTGCTGACGTAGGTATAACTGTATCATATTGGGAATCATTAGAAGCTATTGAAAACTGGAAGAATGATGCTCGGCACAAAATAGCTCAAAAACTTGGTCTGGACTTGTGGTATGAAAGTTTTGCAACGAGGATCTGCAAGGTGGAGCGACTTGGGCTTTTTAAAGTTGATGAGGGTGAAAAAATGATGTTTAAATGA
- a CDS encoding helix-turn-helix domain-containing protein: MEKFNQKYEKCPMYHTMSILEGKWKWIILWEIYEAKVIRYNKLKDTLQPIAHKTLSHQLKELENNKIIHREQYNQIPPKVEYWLTEEGKTLIPILELMFQWGEQHMS, encoded by the coding sequence GTGGAAAAATTTAACCAGAAATACGAAAAGTGCCCAATGTACCATACAATGTCTATTCTTGAAGGGAAATGGAAATGGATTATATTATGGGAAATATATGAAGCTAAGGTAATACGATATAATAAATTGAAAGATACATTACAACCGATTGCACATAAAACATTAAGCCACCAACTAAAAGAATTGGAAAACAACAAAATAATTCATAGAGAACAATACAATCAAATTCCTCCCAAAGTTGAATATTGGCTGACTGAGGAAGGAAAAACACTAATCCCAATATTGGAACTCATGTTTCAATGGGGAGAACAACACATGAGTTAA
- a CDS encoding flavodoxin family protein — translation MKILAINGSPRENWNTATLLNKALEGAASQGAETELIHLYDLNYKGCISCFACKLKDGKSYGKCAFKDGLTPVLEKIENADAIILGSPIYFGNVTGAMRSFIERMAFPYVVYDANYSSLFKKKIPLGFIYTMNLDEKTMKEWGYVPVLKGTENQLGRIFGASEALYVTDTYQFNDYSKYIVTAFDEAHKAKRREDEFPNDCKKAFEMGVRFTN, via the coding sequence ATGAAAATTTTAGCAATTAACGGCAGTCCACGAGAAAACTGGAATACTGCAACCTTACTGAATAAAGCACTGGAGGGAGCAGCCTCACAAGGCGCTGAAACCGAACTTATTCATCTTTATGATCTTAACTATAAAGGGTGTATTAGTTGTTTTGCCTGTAAACTAAAAGACGGAAAAAGTTACGGAAAATGCGCTTTTAAAGACGGCCTTACTCCTGTTCTGGAAAAAATTGAAAACGCTGATGCTATTATCCTGGGATCGCCTATTTACTTTGGTAATGTTACTGGTGCGATGAGATCGTTCATAGAACGGATGGCATTTCCATACGTAGTCTATGATGCAAACTATTCATCTCTTTTTAAGAAAAAGATACCGCTAGGTTTTATTTATACCATGAATTTGGACGAGAAAACGATGAAAGAGTGGGGCTACGTTCCCGTACTCAAGGGAACTGAAAATCAGCTGGGAAGGATTTTCGGAGCTTCTGAAGCGCTATATGTTACAGATACTTATCAGTTTAACGATTATTCCAAGTATATTGTAACGGCGTTTGATGAAGCTCATAAAGCCAAAAGACGGGAAGACGAGTTCCCCAATGACTGTAAAAAGGCTTTCGAAATGGGCGTAAGATTCACAAATTAA
- a CDS encoding class I SAM-dependent methyltransferase, translated as MANKKSGQTAFNVAAGRLIEQYQPKEIRLFTDPVIKNLFNWPIQFLIQFKIIRDWIIRLSDNKTKGIHGSQICRTKYIDDSLQSAIENGIEQVVILGAGLDTRPYRIPGRDHIKFFEIDMPSIQDYKKKKVNSYLGSLPGNVVFIPIDFNIQTLDEVIAGKGLDFSKPVVFIWEGVTPYITEEAVGNTLRFISKSSPGSIVVFTYILKSVIEKNSDIEGADDLVKYLEKYGITWHFGLDPSDVFGFLKKFNLKLIEDVGAAYFQKEYLKPLGRQLNVSEIERIVYATVI; from the coding sequence ATGGCGAATAAAAAAAGTGGGCAAACCGCCTTTAACGTAGCGGCAGGACGGTTGATTGAACAGTATCAACCCAAAGAAATCAGACTTTTCACCGATCCTGTAATTAAAAATCTTTTTAATTGGCCTATCCAGTTCCTGATACAGTTCAAAATAATTAGAGATTGGATAATAAGATTAAGTGACAATAAAACCAAGGGTATTCATGGTTCACAAATTTGTCGAACTAAATATATTGACGATTCGCTTCAATCAGCTATCGAAAATGGGATCGAACAAGTTGTAATATTGGGTGCCGGTCTGGATACACGTCCGTATAGGATACCAGGTCGCGACCATATTAAGTTTTTCGAAATAGACATGCCTTCGATCCAGGACTATAAAAAGAAAAAAGTTAATAGCTACCTCGGTTCATTGCCGGGAAATGTCGTTTTCATTCCTATTGACTTCAATATTCAAACTCTGGATGAGGTTATTGCCGGAAAAGGGTTGGACTTTTCTAAGCCTGTAGTTTTTATCTGGGAAGGGGTTACACCGTATATTACTGAAGAAGCCGTAGGCAATACTCTGCGTTTTATTTCAAAAAGTTCGCCAGGGAGTATCGTGGTATTTACGTATATTCTAAAAAGCGTGATAGAAAAAAACTCCGACATTGAAGGCGCGGACGATCTGGTGAAATATCTCGAAAAATACGGCATTACTTGGCATTTTGGACTTGACCCGTCTGATGTATTCGGTTTTCTCAAGAAATTTAACCTTAAGCTAATCGAAGATGTTGGGGCTGCGTACTTTCAGAAAGAATATTTAAAACCGCTCGGGCGGCAGTTAAACGTGTCAGAAATTGAAAGGATAGTTTATGCAACGGTTATTTAA